In the Corynebacterium anserum genome, GCCACGATGGCTACGATAGGGAGGAGCTGCTTTCGCTGAGCTTTAAGACGACGCTGTTTCTTCGTCAGCTTCTTAACAGGTTTCGAAGCAGCGTTAGCGCTGCGAGAGCTCTCGTTGACAGAAGGAGTATCAGACACGCTGTCCATGTTAGGTCACCGTGGGTACGAAACGAACTTCGTATGCTGTGTCCCATTTCTTTCCGGTGAGCAGATATCGATCGCTGCCAGGAATATGCGCAATCCCGTTCAATACATCCGCTCCAGGACGAAAGCGCGCGTCGAAGGCTCCGGCAGTATCGATGACACCCGTGACATCTCCGCTCGCGGGATCTATGCGGAGAATGTGGTCGGTCTGCCAAACATTGGCGTAGATAGAACCATCCTCAGAGCAGTCCAGCTCATTCAAATACGTCGTTGGCTGGCCATCAATGGTGACGTTAACGGAACCGATCTGCTCAAAGGACTCGGGGTGACGAAAGACTAATGTCCCTGATCCATCCGACATAATGAGTCGCTCTCCATCGGAACAAATGCCCCATCCCTGGCCTTCATAGTTCACCGTCTTTATGACGGAGAGGTCGTTGCGGCGACGTTCGAATGCAGTACCGCTTTTCCACGTTAACTGCCAGACCTTGTCGCCATGAATAGTTATGCCCTCGCCAAAGAATTGCTGTGGAAGACGGTGACTGTCAGTTTCTTCGCCGTTGAGCGTGGCGCGGTAGATCCGCGATTCGCCATATAAACCGGTACCTACGATGAGATTGCGCCCCTCGTCGACCTCGACACCCTGGGTAAAGGATTCGGGATTCCATGCATATGTGGCCACGATCTGTGGAGACAGATGCTCTATTGCAGCATCTTCGGGCAGAGTGGCCGCACCGGAAATGGTGTCAGGATGGCTCACATCGCCCTCACCAGAACACGCTCCTGCAGTCAACAGCACTGTCGACAGAAGCGTCGGGGCAAGCAGCCGGGAAAGTAGTCTGCCAGGCCTTGGTGTGGCGCGTGTGCTGCGTCGAGAAGAAACACAGGAAACCCGAGAAAACGGCGCACGGTCTTGAACCACAGGAGAGAAACGAATCCGGCGAAAAGCAGACATGGGTTAATGATGCCTGAAACGTTAGGCATAATGGGGGATGCCTGAAACGTTAGGCATAATAGGGAACGTGAGTAGGCGAAAAACCAGCAACACAAAGGTAGATCCCCTCCTCTTTAGCGACGAGGCCAAAGAACTGGCGCGGCAAGCACTAGTGGAAATCGGTGATGATCTAGTGGGGGAACATATCGGGGTAAGCATCTCCGGAGAAGTAGCTGTACACCGTTTCCGTAGTCTCGCTCCGGGGTATAAGAGTTGGGAATGGGTGGCTGTTCTGGCTTGCGTGCGCGGATCCGGCGCCATCACCGTGAATGAAGTGAGCCTCCAGGCGGGTAAGAACGCGGCGCGAGCTCCGGAATGGATTCCTTATGAAGATCGCGTGCTACCCGGTGACCTAGGCCCGGGTGACACTCTGCCTCCTCGTGCTGACGACGACAGACTGTGCCAGTTCAAAGAATTGACCACCGCACACAACTTTCCCCGAAACCCGCGGGCGCGTACGATACTCTCCCAGATGGGTTTGGAACAGACTCTCAAGCGCTGGCGCACAGGGGAGTTCGGTCCCAATAGTGAATTTGCAGCCAAAGCTGCCATGATGTGCCGAACTTGTGCGTTTTATCTCCCCTTCAATGACGTGGAGACACACTTCGGTGTTTGCACTAACGAATATTCTGCCGATGGACATGTGGTGCACGAAACCTATGGATGTGGTGCCCATTCGGAGACCAAAGCAGTGCCTGAAACTCAGACCAACCGCCATTATGGAGCCTTCGATGACGGTGCTTTTGATGACATCTCCGAGGAAATCTGCCGGGATAGGTAATTCACGCGAGCCTGTCTATGGACGACGTGGGTCGATGAATGTAATGCCC is a window encoding:
- a CDS encoding DUF3027 domain-containing protein; the encoded protein is MSRRKTSNTKVDPLLFSDEAKELARQALVEIGDDLVGEHIGVSISGEVAVHRFRSLAPGYKSWEWVAVLACVRGSGAITVNEVSLQAGKNAARAPEWIPYEDRVLPGDLGPGDTLPPRADDDRLCQFKELTTAHNFPRNPRARTILSQMGLEQTLKRWRTGEFGPNSEFAAKAAMMCRTCAFYLPFNDVETHFGVCTNEYSADGHVVHETYGCGAHSETKAVPETQTNRHYGAFDDGAFDDISEEICRDR
- a CDS encoding glutaminyl-peptide cyclotransferase yields the protein MSHPDTISGAATLPEDAAIEHLSPQIVATYAWNPESFTQGVEVDEGRNLIVGTGLYGESRIYRATLNGEETDSHRLPQQFFGEGITIHGDKVWQLTWKSGTAFERRRNDLSVIKTVNYEGQGWGICSDGERLIMSDGSGTLVFRHPESFEQIGSVNVTIDGQPTTYLNELDCSEDGSIYANVWQTDHILRIDPASGDVTGVIDTAGAFDARFRPGADVLNGIAHIPGSDRYLLTGKKWDTAYEVRFVPTVT